ATACATCTATTGCTTCGGCTGTTTAAATGAAGTTAGATCAGCGGCCAGTTGTTTTATAGAAGATGTTACAATAGCTGATACCCACTATTTTTTATTGATGCTCACTACAGATATTACACGCATTGAACATTCGGTGCAGGATCATGTAACTGGTGCATTTCCAGAAATGAACATTACCATACTTGTTCATGCCATTGAAACGGTGACTAATGAAATAAAGCAGGGTAATCGTTTTTTTAATGCGGTTTGCCGGGATGGTTTGCAGATGTATTCTTTTAACGGCCTACGTTTGAATACAGATTTCCCAAATCTAAATCCATCTACTACATTAAGCAGGGCACAAAAACATTACGAACACAGGGAAGGTATGGCTTTAGGTTTCCTACAATCGGCCAGCACCTGCTTAGAACACGGCTATTACAACAATTGCGTATTCCAGTTGCACCAAGCCATCGAGCAAGCCTGTATTATGGTTATCCGTATCTATATGGGCTACCGTTCTGATATGCACAACCTTGCCCGGCTGATCAATTTATGCAGGTGCTTTTCGGATGAACCGTTTGAACTATTTCCCAGGAAGACAGCAGAAGAAAAACGGCAATTTCAGATACTGATACGAAGCTATTCGGAAACCCGATATAAAGATGAATATCAAATTGATAGTGCCGATGCTGATAAACTATTTACTCAGGTAGTAGAATTTCTTAACCTAATCAAAATACTCTGTAATAACAGGTTAGAGCAATATCGTAACGAAGTGCCAACAGTTATCAGTTTATTAGAAAATCATCCTGCCGAACCGGTATCGTAAAAACGCAAAAGCATCATGAAAAAAAATATAAGACCGGGCATCATTTTGCCAAAGGACACTTTTTTCTATACCATTTCATTGGAAAGCAGGCAGGGTTTAACACGGGAAATGCTTGAACTGCACTATCCGGTACCAAAGGGGCGCAAAGTTTACATGGGTAATCATGTAGAGTATAAGGGTTTCAAAAATGCGCTAATATCTGTAGAAGCCAAGTTATCCGATGGTTCTGAAAATATATTATACCTGCATGTCGGGTTAACGGAATTAGATATAGCCTGTACGTGTGGTATGCCGGGTGAGAAGCTTTGTTTTCATGGCTTTATGACTTTGCACAATCTCGCATGGTTCCGACGATTAGAGCTGGAAGATTATTATT
The window above is part of the Arcticibacter tournemirensis genome. Proteins encoded here:
- a CDS encoding HEPN domain-containing protein, which translates into the protein MNRQNLNLTTPQYNKLIEVINSLVTKYNVEYIYCFGCLNEVRSAASCFIEDVTIADTHYFLLMLTTDITRIEHSVQDHVTGAFPEMNITILVHAIETVTNEIKQGNRFFNAVCRDGLQMYSFNGLRLNTDFPNLNPSTTLSRAQKHYEHREGMALGFLQSASTCLEHGYYNNCVFQLHQAIEQACIMVIRIYMGYRSDMHNLARLINLCRCFSDEPFELFPRKTAEEKRQFQILIRSYSETRYKDEYQIDSADADKLFTQVVEFLNLIKILCNNRLEQYRNEVPTVISLLENHPAEPVS